The Fulvivirga ligni genome window below encodes:
- a CDS encoding GNAT family N-acetyltransferase — MIIRPAKMNDVAAIAELCKQHAEYEKSDIEVDHLAEKLSELLFKNQVIQCLVVEQADNLVGYASVMKQYSTWHACSYLYLDCLYLQEEARGKGLGMRLMQEIWQLAIKEECDHIQWQTPSFNKAAIGFYKKLGAVSKMKERFVWR; from the coding sequence ATGATTATTAGACCGGCGAAGATGAATGATGTTGCAGCAATAGCAGAACTATGTAAACAGCATGCTGAATACGAAAAGAGTGATATTGAGGTAGATCATTTGGCAGAAAAACTTTCCGAGCTACTATTTAAGAATCAAGTCATTCAATGTCTGGTAGTGGAGCAGGCGGATAATCTGGTAGGCTATGCTTCAGTTATGAAGCAATATTCTACCTGGCATGCCTGTTCCTATTTATATCTCGATTGCTTATACCTTCAAGAGGAGGCAAGAGGTAAAGGGTTGGGAATGAGATTGATGCAAGAGATATGGCAATTGGCCATAAAAGAAGAATGTGACCACATTCAGTGGCAAACCCCGAGTTTTAATAAAGCTGCCATTGGGTTTTATAAAAAGCTTGGAGCCGTTTCAAAGATGAAAGAGAGGTTTGTTTGGAGGTAA
- a CDS encoding rhodanese-like domain-containing protein, protein MLSQTEFYECKLNYEMDPSDLFDALEAEEDVVVIDARKEFGYRKEHIPMAINLPHREMNEESTSHLDKSKTYVCYCDGIGCNASTKAALNMARLGFKVKELIGGIAWWKLDGYATEGTNGTSGVTMRCAC, encoded by the coding sequence ATGCTAAGTCAAACTGAATTTTACGAATGCAAATTGAACTACGAAATGGATCCATCAGATCTATTTGATGCATTGGAAGCCGAAGAAGATGTAGTAGTTATCGACGCCAGAAAGGAATTTGGATATCGGAAAGAACATATTCCAATGGCCATCAATCTACCTCATAGAGAGATGAACGAAGAATCTACCAGTCATCTGGATAAATCAAAAACCTATGTGTGTTATTGCGATGGAATTGGCTGTAATGCTTCCACAAAAGCAGCACTGAATATGGCTCGTCTTGGGTTTAAAGTGAAGGAGCTCATTGGTGGTATTGCCTGGTGGAAATTAGATGGTTACGCTACTGAAGGTACTAATGGCACTTCTGGAGTAACCATGAGATGTGCTTGTTAA
- a CDS encoding LysR family transcriptional regulator has translation MEIKHFRLIKTIADEGSIANSAEKLFLTQSALSHQLRELEERVGFKVFLRTRNNWELTEEGQALYKLANKILDSIEKGFKNIEEIRKGSAGLIKVSTECYSFYQGLSSFIQKMGLLYPEITVDLILEATHHPISKLLSQDIDIAIVTRQPNHEKLVNFEIYEDEIYAIMHKEHLLAKKHFLDTQDFQDLHLIIHSFPLETVSVYEQFLKPNQVTPSKISAIPLTEVALEMVSANMGVTCMPLWALKAFKLPQELSFKRIGQHGLKRKHFLVARESDQHKKYINDFIINFLETFSEVKLDH, from the coding sequence ATGGAAATCAAGCATTTCAGACTCATTAAAACCATCGCAGATGAGGGCAGCATTGCTAACTCTGCGGAAAAACTTTTTCTCACTCAATCTGCTCTTAGCCACCAGCTTAGAGAACTTGAAGAAAGGGTGGGATTCAAGGTATTTTTAAGAACAAGGAACAACTGGGAGCTCACTGAAGAGGGCCAGGCACTCTATAAGTTAGCAAATAAAATCCTAGATAGCATAGAAAAAGGCTTCAAGAATATTGAAGAGATAAGAAAGGGCTCAGCCGGACTTATAAAAGTGAGTACAGAATGCTATTCATTCTATCAGGGGCTCTCATCTTTTATCCAAAAAATGGGCTTATTATATCCAGAAATTACGGTAGATCTTATACTGGAAGCCACACATCACCCCATTAGCAAGCTACTCTCTCAGGATATTGATATAGCTATAGTCACCCGCCAACCAAATCATGAAAAGCTAGTAAATTTTGAGATCTATGAAGATGAAATCTATGCCATTATGCATAAAGAGCACTTACTAGCCAAAAAACATTTCCTGGATACGCAGGATTTTCAGGATTTGCACTTGATCATTCACTCTTTTCCTCTCGAAACAGTATCAGTTTACGAACAGTTTCTAAAACCTAATCAGGTAACTCCTTCAAAAATATCGGCCATACCGCTAACTGAAGTGGCCCTGGAAATGGTAAGCGCTAACATGGGCGTTACATGTATGCCTCTGTGGGCATTAAAAGCATTTAAATTACCTCAAGAGTTGAGCTTTAAACGTATCGGGCAGCATGGACTAAAGAGAAAGCACTTTTTAGTGGCACGAGAGAGTGATCAGCACAAAAAATATATTAATGATTTTATCATCAACTTCTTAGAAACCTTTAGTGAAGTGAAACTGGACCATTAA
- a CDS encoding phosphocholine-specific phospholipase C yields MTDSRRDFLKKVALLTGGAGAWHVLPQSVHKAMAIAPDPGTTFYDAEHVVMLMQENRSFDHCFGTLKGVRGFNDPRAITIPGKFPVWLQPDNHGNRFTPHRLDIKNTKVTWMGDLPHSWENQVDARNEGKFDGWIEAKRPGNPEYRDFPLTMGYYTREDIPFYYAMADAFTVCDQHFCAALTGTTTNRNYFWTGKTHNGPQDKAKVRNGEMGYDNEVNWTTFPERLEEAGVSWRVYQNEVSLPTNVEDDSLLANFTDNNLEWFEQFGVRFSPGHYDWMLTTKVQLEKEIVEEKDIDAKQEKEQKLKALTDYISKWNPEKFAELTEVQKNLHKKAFTTNIKDPDYHKVQSMAYDDGAEKRETNLPKGDILHQFRSDVNSGKLPAVSWVVAPQKFSDHPSAPWYGAWYVSEVLDILTKNPEIWKKTIFIVNYDENDGYFDHVPPFVAPNPADNGSGKLSEGLDVTGEFVTKAAEKKESFSDQDARTSPVGLGFRVPLIVASPWSRGGWVNSEVCDITSTIQFLENFLSHKTGKKIEEPNISSWRRTISGDLTSVFRPYNGEKIEFPEWVDRKEFTKEIYNAKFKKLPGGVKSLSKEESKNIAREGKNSSQLPKQEPGTKPSTALNYDLHADGRQSPDRKKFLIRFVAAQNIFGKKSLGAPFNVHAPGNYKNKETGEFEPVRTWSFAVKSGDTLEYEWPVEEFEGDEYHLQVNGPNGYYREFKGKKGRPGVELACEAVKKGRGYKEQMKVMLKSNSNHDVELVEEVYNKTNKKLSLKPETMQTVIIDTSNSQGWYDFKVRSENVEITYAGRLETGKNSISDPQMG; encoded by the coding sequence ATGACTGATTCTAGACGAGATTTCCTTAAAAAAGTAGCATTGCTCACTGGTGGAGCAGGAGCCTGGCATGTTTTACCACAATCTGTGCATAAAGCCATGGCTATAGCACCAGATCCCGGCACCACTTTTTATGATGCCGAGCATGTGGTGATGCTGATGCAGGAAAACCGATCTTTTGATCATTGCTTCGGTACTTTAAAAGGGGTACGTGGTTTTAATGATCCCAGAGCCATTACAATTCCAGGTAAGTTTCCAGTTTGGCTGCAGCCTGATAATCATGGAAATAGATTTACACCCCACAGACTGGATATTAAGAATACTAAAGTGACCTGGATGGGAGACCTTCCGCATTCATGGGAGAATCAGGTAGATGCTCGAAATGAAGGTAAGTTTGATGGATGGATTGAAGCAAAGCGCCCCGGTAACCCTGAATATAGAGATTTTCCATTAACCATGGGATATTATACCCGTGAAGATATTCCTTTTTATTACGCCATGGCTGATGCCTTCACGGTGTGTGATCAGCATTTTTGTGCCGCTTTAACAGGTACTACTACCAACCGAAATTACTTCTGGACAGGTAAAACTCACAATGGTCCTCAGGACAAGGCAAAAGTTCGGAATGGAGAGATGGGATATGACAACGAGGTAAACTGGACCACATTTCCAGAACGCCTGGAAGAAGCAGGGGTCTCATGGCGAGTATATCAAAATGAAGTGAGCTTGCCTACCAATGTTGAAGATGACTCATTACTTGCAAATTTTACGGATAACAATTTAGAGTGGTTCGAGCAGTTTGGAGTACGATTTAGTCCGGGCCATTATGATTGGATGCTTACCACTAAGGTCCAGCTTGAAAAGGAAATTGTTGAGGAAAAGGATATAGATGCAAAGCAAGAAAAGGAACAAAAGCTAAAGGCCCTCACTGACTATATCAGTAAATGGAATCCAGAGAAATTTGCTGAGCTTACTGAGGTTCAAAAGAATTTACATAAAAAGGCTTTCACTACTAATATTAAGGACCCTGATTACCACAAAGTTCAATCCATGGCCTATGATGATGGGGCTGAGAAGCGCGAAACCAACCTGCCCAAAGGCGATATTCTACATCAGTTTAGGAGTGATGTAAATAGCGGCAAGCTGCCAGCGGTTTCTTGGGTAGTGGCACCTCAAAAGTTTTCTGATCACCCAAGTGCACCTTGGTATGGAGCCTGGTATGTATCTGAAGTGCTAGATATTTTAACTAAAAACCCTGAAATCTGGAAAAAGACCATTTTTATTGTTAATTATGATGAAAACGATGGCTATTTTGATCATGTACCCCCATTTGTAGCCCCTAATCCGGCAGATAATGGTTCAGGAAAGCTTTCTGAGGGTCTGGACGTAACCGGTGAGTTCGTTACTAAAGCGGCTGAGAAGAAAGAGAGTTTTTCAGATCAAGATGCCAGAACCAGCCCCGTAGGGCTAGGTTTTAGAGTGCCACTAATAGTGGCTTCACCATGGTCTCGTGGAGGCTGGGTAAACTCTGAAGTTTGTGATATTACATCAACAATTCAGTTTTTGGAGAACTTTTTATCTCATAAAACTGGTAAAAAGATAGAAGAGCCTAACATAAGCAGTTGGAGAAGGACCATCAGTGGTGACCTTACCTCTGTTTTCAGGCCATATAATGGAGAGAAGATTGAATTTCCAGAATGGGTGGATCGTAAAGAGTTTACCAAGGAAATTTACAATGCTAAATTTAAGAAATTGCCAGGAGGCGTGAAGTCATTGTCAAAAGAAGAGTCTAAAAATATAGCAAGAGAAGGGAAAAATTCATCACAACTGCCTAAGCAGGAGCCGGGTACTAAGCCGTCTACTGCTTTGAATTATGATTTACATGCAGACGGTAGACAAAGTCCTGATCGTAAGAAGTTTCTGATCAGATTTGTGGCTGCGCAAAATATTTTCGGTAAAAAATCACTGGGAGCCCCGTTTAATGTGCATGCACCAGGTAACTATAAAAACAAAGAAACAGGTGAGTTTGAGCCTGTAAGAACATGGTCTTTTGCTGTTAAATCCGGAGATACTCTTGAGTATGAATGGCCAGTAGAAGAGTTTGAAGGAGATGAGTATCACCTACAGGTCAATGGTCCTAATGGATACTACCGCGAGTTCAAAGGAAAAAAAGGCAGGCCTGGTGTAGAGCTTGCCTGTGAAGCAGTAAAAAAGGGTAGAGGTTATAAGGAGCAAATGAAAGTGATGCTCAAGAGTAACTCGAACCATGATGTGGAATTGGTAGAAGAGGTTTATAACAAGACCAATAAAAAGCTCTCATTAAAGCCAGAGACTATGCAAACAGTGATCATAGACACCTCTAACAGTCAAGGCTGGTATGATTTTAAAGTGCGCTCTGAAAATGTAGAAATCACCTACGCTGGTAGACTGGAAACTGGTAAAAACAGTATTTCTGATCCTCAGATGGGGTGA
- a CDS encoding SusD/RagB family nutrient-binding outer membrane lipoprotein: MKKILIILSIVVGLSACQDLEEMNVNPNSPTKTHPQLLLTNVEWNAFQAFTGTDPLYAIKMLVQTDGENSYQYYKWNRGDFDDYSTLRNVTKMMEEAERIEDDSYIALGKFFRAYYFYNLTLTFGDVPYTDALSGEGSENYQPEYDDQQAIFEGILAELAEANDILKSSNAIIAGDIIYDGSTESWRKLINAFRLKVMLTLSNKNGVVSASDFASIYQNEPLMESVADNGQLVFLDQQNNRYPHFNSSGFSSGMYMDSTFIKRLQDREDPRLFIYATQTKSAKEDGKAINDFTAYEGGDPAAQYNDVNLKAANGKVSKVNPRYYQDPENEPYMLLGFSEQQLILAEAAVRGWISADAAQLYNSGVKASFKFYEMYAENYSEYVSESEADDYLAKSINSFANAGDMQSKVELIIMQKYLQSFLQIGWSAYFEHLRTGEPTFRRPSGVTIPYRWMYPQSEYNFNTSNVDAAIAEQFGASNDDIHEITWWLE; this comes from the coding sequence ATGAAAAAGATATTAATCATATTAAGTATAGTGGTTGGGCTTTCTGCATGTCAGGACCTGGAGGAAATGAATGTGAACCCTAATTCACCAACTAAAACACACCCTCAGCTATTGCTTACCAATGTTGAATGGAATGCTTTTCAGGCCTTTACGGGCACTGATCCTTTGTATGCCATTAAAATGCTGGTTCAAACTGATGGTGAAAATTCTTACCAATATTATAAATGGAATAGGGGAGATTTTGACGATTATTCTACGTTAAGAAATGTCACTAAAATGATGGAGGAGGCAGAGCGTATAGAGGATGATTCTTATATCGCTTTAGGTAAATTTTTCAGAGCCTATTACTTCTATAACTTAACACTCACTTTTGGAGATGTGCCTTATACTGATGCCTTGAGTGGTGAAGGTTCTGAAAATTATCAACCTGAGTATGATGATCAGCAGGCCATTTTTGAAGGTATTCTTGCTGAGCTAGCTGAAGCTAATGACATTTTGAAATCCAGCAATGCTATTATCGCCGGAGACATTATTTATGATGGAAGCACCGAGTCATGGAGAAAACTAATCAATGCTTTCAGACTAAAAGTAATGCTTACTTTGTCTAATAAAAATGGGGTGGTTAGCGCTTCAGATTTTGCCTCTATTTATCAAAATGAGCCTTTAATGGAGAGCGTGGCGGATAATGGCCAGTTAGTATTTTTAGATCAGCAGAATAACAGGTATCCTCATTTCAATAGCAGTGGTTTTAGCTCTGGTATGTACATGGATTCTACCTTTATAAAAAGGTTGCAAGATCGTGAAGACCCAAGGTTGTTCATCTATGCTACACAAACCAAGTCAGCCAAAGAAGATGGTAAGGCTATCAATGATTTTACTGCTTATGAAGGCGGTGACCCTGCAGCTCAGTATAATGATGTGAACTTGAAAGCCGCTAATGGTAAGGTCTCAAAAGTAAATCCGAGATACTATCAAGATCCTGAAAATGAGCCTTATATGCTTTTGGGTTTCTCCGAACAACAACTCATTTTGGCAGAAGCAGCCGTGAGAGGTTGGATATCCGCAGATGCCGCTCAGCTGTACAATTCTGGTGTAAAAGCCTCGTTCAAGTTCTATGAAATGTATGCTGAGAACTATTCTGAGTATGTTTCTGAAAGTGAAGCTGATGACTACCTGGCTAAAAGTATTAACAGTTTTGCTAATGCTGGTGACATGCAATCAAAAGTGGAGCTTATCATTATGCAGAAATACCTGCAGTCATTCTTACAGATTGGTTGGTCAGCATATTTCGAGCATTTGAGAACAGGCGAGCCTACTTTTAGAAGACCATCAGGTGTAACTATTCCATACCGATGGATGTACCCTCAGTCTGAGTATAATTTTAACACTAGTAATGTAGATGCTGCCATAGCTGAGCAGTTTGGTGCCAGCAATGATGATATCCATGAAATTACCTGGTGGTTAGAATAA
- a CDS encoding SusC/RagA family TonB-linked outer membrane protein: protein MKTHLLAILFLLLSASFSFAQERVEGKVTDASGEGLPGVNVIVKGTNLGTVTAAGGSFSLQVPAEATLIFSFIGYAQQEVQIAGRSTINITMEEEKISLDEVVVTAIGIKQQKKKLGYATQEVNTEVINEASTLNLGNALTGRVAGLTVNNPTGIFQSPSFSLRGKTPLIVLDGVPVETNLYDISPEDIESINVLKGGAASALYGSRGKNGAILITRKNATKPGLVVNFSTSDMFTAGFTVFPETQTEYGNGSNGQYEFWDGADGGISDGDMIWGPKFEPGVKVPQWNSPIRDKQTGEVIEWYGNVAGTIYDDKSRYERVPTDWVRHDNLKDFLQTGIVTKNDFSIGFQGDKSRFYFSGNYAYQKGQVPNTSMQTGGLTFNSSYDLSSKVQLDATLSYNKVYSPNYPRYGYGPKNHMYTILVWMGDDVDGNDLKNHMYVPGFEGYRQANYNYAWYNNVYFAAYELEQEYNKNTLDGKLKLKYQITPDFYLQGRVSAREQRSFEDIQTPKSYLNYGDSRNGDYKNWNKNQLNFDTDVLASYTKDLSTNVGFTINAGASNFYRKYQEEYSSTDGLIVPEIYNLSNSQGNIMGSNLLREKSIRSVYGTVELDFLNSIFLNFSARNDWSSTLPTSTNSYFYPSASLSAVLSELMSFPQAMDYFKVYGSWSQVSSDLDPYSIFSTYNQGVTYGSTPSVQYPSGLVNASIMPEKSTTSEVGFSTSLLERKVSIEGTYYRILDENQIIDLSISNASGFSTRKVNGNEYTTNGFEAMIHYMPINTSDFSWNVGLNWTRSVKKITDIYGDNEKFGNLKEGERADSYYGTVWQKSADGQVIIDANTGLPTRDAYQQNLGHLDPSWRLGLQNVFKVKDFTINVDVDGAWGGIINSLTIEKMWWGGKHPNSTKYRDEEYAAGQPVYVPEGVNITEGELTRDVNGDVISDTRKYSQNTTAVSWQTWSQVYPYRAKVTEDENEFFANTFDRSYFKLRRVSVSYDLMNIIQSSKLQHLNLSVYGYNLAIWKKMPYLDPDYGNDNDLQDPSARYVGVTLQATF from the coding sequence ATGAAAACACATTTACTTGCTATTTTATTCTTGTTGCTTTCTGCTTCTTTTTCCTTTGCACAGGAAAGGGTAGAAGGGAAGGTGACAGATGCATCAGGAGAAGGTCTTCCGGGTGTCAATGTTATTGTAAAGGGTACCAATTTAGGTACTGTTACTGCCGCAGGCGGATCATTCAGCTTGCAAGTTCCTGCTGAAGCTACACTTATATTCAGTTTTATTGGTTATGCTCAGCAAGAAGTACAGATCGCTGGTAGGTCTACTATTAATATCACCATGGAGGAGGAAAAGATCAGCCTTGATGAGGTGGTAGTTACTGCCATCGGTATTAAGCAGCAAAAGAAAAAGCTTGGCTATGCCACGCAGGAGGTTAATACTGAGGTGATTAATGAGGCTAGCACGCTTAACCTCGGAAACGCGCTCACCGGAAGAGTGGCTGGTCTTACAGTAAATAACCCAACAGGTATTTTCCAATCGCCTTCTTTTAGTTTAAGAGGCAAAACACCACTTATTGTGTTAGATGGTGTACCTGTAGAGACTAACCTTTATGATATCTCTCCGGAAGATATTGAAAGTATTAACGTACTAAAAGGAGGTGCTGCTTCAGCGCTTTATGGTTCCAGAGGTAAGAATGGGGCTATCCTTATTACACGTAAAAATGCCACTAAACCAGGGCTTGTAGTCAATTTTTCAACTAGTGATATGTTCACAGCTGGCTTCACAGTATTCCCTGAAACACAAACGGAATATGGTAACGGATCCAATGGTCAGTATGAATTTTGGGATGGTGCAGATGGCGGTATTTCTGATGGTGATATGATCTGGGGACCAAAATTTGAGCCTGGCGTAAAAGTGCCACAGTGGAATAGCCCGATCAGAGATAAACAAACTGGTGAAGTGATAGAATGGTACGGTAACGTAGCTGGGACCATCTATGATGATAAATCAAGATATGAAAGAGTGCCTACCGACTGGGTAAGACATGATAATCTTAAAGATTTTCTTCAGACCGGAATTGTTACTAAAAACGATTTTTCAATCGGCTTTCAGGGAGACAAATCAAGGTTTTACTTTTCTGGTAATTATGCCTACCAAAAAGGGCAGGTGCCAAATACTTCCATGCAGACGGGTGGACTTACCTTTAACTCGTCTTATGACCTTTCCAGCAAGGTGCAGCTAGATGCTACTTTGAGTTATAATAAAGTGTACTCCCCGAATTATCCGCGCTATGGCTATGGTCCTAAAAATCACATGTATACTATTTTGGTATGGATGGGTGATGATGTAGATGGCAATGACTTGAAAAATCATATGTATGTGCCTGGTTTTGAGGGCTACCGTCAGGCTAATTATAACTATGCGTGGTATAATAATGTGTACTTTGCCGCTTACGAGCTGGAGCAGGAGTATAATAAGAATACACTTGATGGAAAGTTAAAGCTGAAGTATCAGATAACGCCTGATTTTTATTTACAAGGTCGCGTTTCTGCCAGAGAGCAAAGATCATTTGAAGACATTCAAACGCCAAAATCTTATCTTAACTATGGAGATTCAAGAAATGGAGATTATAAAAACTGGAATAAGAACCAGCTAAACTTTGATACTGATGTGCTTGCGTCATACACCAAGGATTTATCTACCAATGTTGGATTCACCATCAATGCAGGAGCGTCTAACTTCTACAGAAAATATCAGGAAGAATATTCATCTACAGATGGACTTATTGTGCCGGAAATATATAATCTGAGTAATTCTCAGGGTAATATCATGGGAAGCAACCTGCTAAGAGAGAAATCGATCCGAAGTGTTTACGGTACCGTAGAGCTTGACTTTTTAAATTCTATATTTCTAAACTTCTCCGCAAGGAATGACTGGTCTTCTACATTGCCTACTTCTACTAATTCCTATTTCTATCCATCAGCATCATTAAGCGCAGTGCTGTCAGAGCTTATGTCGTTTCCTCAAGCCATGGATTACTTTAAGGTGTATGGTTCGTGGTCTCAGGTGTCTAGTGATTTAGATCCTTATTCTATTTTCTCTACTTACAATCAGGGTGTTACTTATGGGTCTACACCATCTGTTCAGTATCCATCAGGGTTAGTGAATGCTTCCATTATGCCTGAGAAATCTACCACTTCGGAGGTGGGATTTTCTACTTCACTTTTGGAAAGAAAGGTATCAATAGAAGGTACTTACTACAGAATACTGGATGAAAATCAGATTATAGACCTTTCTATTTCAAATGCCTCAGGCTTCTCTACCCGAAAAGTGAATGGCAACGAGTATACCACTAATGGTTTTGAAGCTATGATTCATTACATGCCAATAAACACCAGTGATTTTAGCTGGAATGTGGGGCTTAACTGGACGCGATCAGTGAAAAAGATCACAGATATCTATGGTGATAATGAGAAATTTGGAAACCTTAAGGAAGGAGAAAGAGCGGATAGCTACTATGGTACGGTTTGGCAGAAAAGTGCTGACGGTCAGGTGATTATTGATGCAAACACAGGCTTACCTACCAGAGATGCTTATCAGCAAAATCTGGGACACCTGGATCCATCGTGGAGGCTTGGGCTTCAGAATGTGTTCAAAGTAAAAGACTTCACTATTAATGTAGACGTGGATGGAGCCTGGGGAGGAATCATCAATTCATTAACTATCGAGAAAATGTGGTGGGGTGGAAAGCATCCTAATTCTACTAAATATAGAGATGAGGAATATGCCGCAGGACAGCCTGTTTACGTTCCGGAAGGGGTAAATATAACAGAAGGTGAGCTTACCAGAGATGTAAATGGTGACGTGATCTCAGATACTAGAAAATATTCTCAAAATACCACCGCTGTGAGCTGGCAAACCTGGAGTCAGGTTTATCCTTACCGAGCCAAAGTAACAGAGGATGAAAATGAGTTTTTCGCCAATACTTTCGATCGTAGTTACTTTAAATTGAGGAGGGTTTCTGTAAGCTATGACCTGATGAACATCATTCAGTCTAGCAAATTACAGCACCTTAACCTATCTGTATACGGTTATAATCTGGCCATTTGGAAAAAGATGCCTTATCTGGATCCTGATTATGGTAATGATAATGATCTGCAAGATCCATCAGCCAGATATGTTGGTGTTACGCTTCAAGCTACATTCTAA
- a CDS encoding BspA family leucine-rich repeat surface protein gives MKKEVVFVLLMLITFMWIGCSEDDPVTPPLPPNTDEPNPELEPIVITAKDFQTTIDENPESGTVLGKIEASASRDSLAFKLYNIKPYGSLTIDSVTGELMVKEATLFDFEKNETIISTVVITAKDSTQAEIQAVINLKDLDDPKSFITTWVTTQQNEEIIIPVNNWTYSYNYTVDWGDGQVTMNHTDDAFHTYKEAGEHQVEITGIFPAIFFQKLLWGKTAYARKLVSIDQWGDNEWASFEGAFSIGYNLKANFKDAPNLKNVTKLNGMFSSTKIDCDLNSWDMSHIEQIDSMFSHNEVFNGDISQWDVSNVKSMHRVFNGAESFNQDINQWDVSNVQDMSQMFKYAKDFNQDLNQWNVSSVTNMYEMFNYCAAFNGDICDWDVSNVQRMSGMFYSANSFNQNIGSWEIGSVTDLYTMFFEANSFNQDLSSWNISNVERMYLIFGSSLSTTNYDNTLEGWSKQDVKEGVHLVTSGQKYCSKGESARAILTSKGWTITGDEKAEDCE, from the coding sequence ATGAAAAAGGAAGTTGTATTTGTACTATTAATGCTCATAACATTCATGTGGATAGGCTGCAGTGAAGATGACCCAGTGACACCACCATTGCCTCCTAACACCGATGAGCCAAATCCAGAGCTAGAGCCTATAGTAATTACAGCAAAAGATTTTCAAACAACAATTGATGAAAATCCTGAAAGTGGAACTGTCTTAGGAAAAATTGAAGCGTCTGCCAGCCGAGATTCACTCGCTTTCAAATTATATAACATTAAACCCTATGGATCACTAACCATAGATTCGGTAACTGGTGAGTTAATGGTAAAAGAAGCCACTCTCTTTGATTTTGAAAAAAATGAAACTATTATCAGCACTGTGGTGATAACTGCAAAAGATAGTACACAAGCCGAAATACAAGCTGTAATAAACTTAAAAGACCTTGATGACCCGAAAAGTTTTATTACTACCTGGGTAACCACTCAGCAGAATGAAGAGATAATTATTCCCGTTAATAACTGGACCTATTCTTATAATTACACAGTTGACTGGGGCGATGGGCAAGTGACGATGAATCATACTGATGACGCCTTTCACACCTATAAAGAGGCTGGGGAACATCAAGTTGAGATCACCGGAATATTCCCAGCTATATTTTTTCAAAAGCTATTATGGGGAAAAACGGCGTATGCACGTAAATTGGTTTCTATTGATCAATGGGGAGATAACGAATGGGCTTCTTTCGAAGGAGCATTTAGTATTGGTTATAATTTGAAGGCCAATTTCAAGGATGCTCCCAACTTAAAGAACGTTACAAAACTTAATGGTATGTTTTCATCAACCAAAATTGACTGTGACCTTAACTCTTGGGACATGAGTCATATTGAGCAAATAGATTCTATGTTTTCACACAATGAGGTTTTCAATGGTGACATCAGCCAATGGGATGTCAGCAATGTGAAAAGTATGCATAGGGTATTTAATGGTGCTGAATCCTTCAATCAGGATATTAATCAATGGGATGTGAGCAATGTACAAGATATGTCTCAAATGTTTAAATATGCCAAGGATTTTAATCAAGATTTAAACCAATGGAATGTCAGCTCTGTCACTAACATGTACGAAATGTTCAATTATTGCGCTGCGTTTAATGGTGACATATGCGATTGGGATGTTAGTAATGTTCAAAGGATGTCAGGCATGTTTTATAGTGCTAACTCTTTCAATCAGAATATTGGAAGCTGGGAAATTGGCAGTGTTACAGATTTATATACAATGTTTTTTGAAGCAAATAGCTTCAATCAAGATTTAAGTAGTTGGAATATAAGTAATGTTGAAAGAATGTACTTAATATTTGGCAGTAGTTTATCGACCACAAATTATGATAACACCCTGGAAGGTTGGTCAAAGCAGGATGTAAAGGAAGGTGTTCATTTAGTTACGAGTGGACAGAAATACTGCTCTAAGGGTGAATCAGCAAGAGCAATATTAACCTCCAAAGGATGGACCATAACAGGAGATGAAAAGGCAGAAGACTGCGAATAA